A genomic segment from Marinobacter subterrani encodes:
- the rpsI gene encoding 30S ribosomal protein S9, giving the protein MSVAQNYGTGRRKTSTARVFIKPGSGNISINGRTIEDFFGRETLRMIVRQPLVVAESTDRFDINITVKGGGISGQAGAIRHGLTRALMDYDETLRPALRKAGYVTRDAREVERKKVGLRKARKRPQYSKR; this is encoded by the coding sequence ATGTCTGTAGCACAAAATTACGGTACTGGTCGCCGCAAGACATCCACGGCTCGAGTCTTTATCAAGCCGGGAAGCGGTAATATTTCCATCAACGGTCGCACTATCGAAGATTTCTTCGGTCGTGAGACTTTGCGCATGATCGTTCGTCAGCCGCTGGTAGTGGCTGAATCCACCGATCGTTTCGATATCAACATTACTGTCAAGGGTGGTGGTATCAGTGGCCAGGCCGGCGCTATTCGCCACGGTCTGACCCGCGCCCTGATGGATTACGATGAAACTCTGCGCCCGGCGCTGCGCAAAGCGGGTTACGTTACCCGTGATGCCCGTGAAGTTGAGCGTAAGAAAGTGGGTCTGCGCAAGGCGCGTAAGCGTCCTCAGTACTCCAAGCGTTAA